The following proteins come from a genomic window of Hymenobacter canadensis:
- a CDS encoding DUF4175 family protein — translation MPTTTDTFSGPALLHGIARRQARRASVAVLLLTAAAGLAGWAWIRHWPAATPVLIGLMVALLVVVTLLLYRLHQPRLPALARRLDRLYPALEDSTGLLLPSDPTRPLNLLEQLQQQRINERLMGLQQAQPQLLPFSWKPVVGGVGALLVLAAGSWLYHAPQPKSASLLAVRFPAAKAAAAKPDQPALPRLLGTRIWVQPPAYTRRAAYAPTGLSFSCPAGSRVRWTVQVSAAGSAPPVLEMGRLRRPFRAVAGQPTQFVVELPATTSGLYHLRFAGQNSEEYALDVQPDRPPTLQLQTPKPYTLIEFGQRPQVAVRVALRDDYGLSEARLVATVAQGQGEAVKFKEVVTNLSAALRGQPRQATLASVLNLPALGLTYGDEVYFYVQTRDNARQLTRSDTYLVQWEDTTVQDGLTDISLSVNVVPAYFRSQRQIIIDTEKLLAEKPKLTATDFAERGNNLGFDQKVLRLRYGKFLGEEFEGSIGETAGPSASDKDDEDHKDGEADHATENPAEHDDHGHADHSPAGEASAASGAAALMDAYVHKHDDSETADFLEPEVKAKLRGVLSQMWEAELRLRLAKPAEALPYEYRALRLLKQVQQQTRAYVRNAGYNPPALPEATLRLSGELGNAAAPRRTRQLPAPATQPEIRAAVRLLAALRAGQPATPADAVLLDRAGQAVAQAALQRPGAYLAAVRALRQLAADARATRPTCAPCFAPAEKALAALLPAPPAAPTRSPRPDRLGQRYLQAL, via the coding sequence ATGCCCACTACCACCGATACGTTTTCCGGCCCGGCGCTGCTGCACGGCATTGCCCGCCGCCAGGCCCGCCGCGCCAGTGTGGCCGTGCTGCTGCTGACGGCGGCGGCCGGTCTGGCCGGGTGGGCCTGGATTCGGCACTGGCCGGCCGCTACACCGGTGCTAATCGGCTTAATGGTGGCGCTACTGGTCGTAGTGACGCTGCTGCTCTACCGCCTGCACCAGCCCCGACTGCCGGCCCTGGCGCGCCGCCTCGACCGCCTATATCCGGCACTGGAAGACAGCACCGGCCTCCTATTGCCTTCTGATCCGACGCGGCCATTGAACCTGCTGGAGCAACTGCAGCAGCAGCGCATCAATGAGCGGCTGATGGGGCTGCAGCAAGCCCAGCCGCAGCTGCTGCCGTTTTCCTGGAAGCCGGTAGTGGGCGGCGTGGGGGCGCTGCTGGTGCTGGCCGCCGGCAGCTGGCTCTATCATGCCCCACAACCTAAATCAGCCTCGCTGCTGGCCGTGCGCTTTCCGGCAGCAAAAGCGGCCGCCGCTAAACCGGACCAACCGGCGCTGCCCCGGCTGCTGGGCACCCGCATCTGGGTGCAGCCGCCGGCCTATACGCGCCGCGCCGCCTACGCTCCCACCGGCCTAAGCTTCAGCTGCCCGGCCGGCTCGCGAGTGCGCTGGACAGTGCAGGTGAGTGCGGCCGGCAGCGCGCCGCCCGTGCTGGAAATGGGCCGGCTGCGGCGGCCGTTTCGGGCCGTGGCGGGCCAGCCTACCCAGTTTGTGGTGGAGTTGCCGGCCACGACGTCGGGGCTGTATCACCTGCGCTTCGCGGGGCAAAACTCCGAAGAGTACGCCCTCGACGTGCAGCCCGACCGCCCCCCCACCCTGCAGCTCCAGACGCCCAAGCCCTACACCCTCATCGAGTTCGGCCAGCGCCCCCAAGTGGCAGTGCGCGTGGCCCTGCGCGACGACTACGGCCTGAGTGAGGCCCGGCTGGTAGCCACCGTGGCCCAGGGCCAGGGCGAGGCGGTGAAGTTCAAGGAGGTAGTAACCAACCTCAGCGCCGCTTTGCGCGGGCAGCCCCGGCAGGCCACGCTGGCCTCGGTGCTGAACCTGCCGGCGCTGGGCCTCACCTACGGCGACGAAGTGTACTTCTACGTCCAGACCCGCGACAATGCCCGCCAGCTCACCCGATCCGATACCTACCTCGTGCAGTGGGAAGACACCACCGTGCAGGACGGCCTCACCGATATTTCCCTCAGCGTGAACGTGGTGCCGGCCTACTTCCGCAGCCAGCGCCAGATCATCATCGACACCGAAAAGCTACTGGCCGAAAAGCCCAAGCTGACGGCTACCGACTTCGCGGAGCGCGGCAACAACCTGGGCTTCGACCAGAAAGTGCTGCGCCTGCGCTACGGCAAGTTTCTGGGCGAAGAGTTCGAGGGCAGCATCGGCGAAACCGCCGGCCCGTCCGCTTCCGATAAAGACGACGAAGACCATAAAGACGGCGAAGCCGACCACGCCACCGAAAACCCCGCCGAGCACGACGACCACGGCCACGCCGACCACTCGCCGGCGGGCGAGGCCAGTGCCGCCAGCGGCGCCGCGGCCCTCATGGACGCCTACGTCCACAAGCACGACGACTCTGAAACCGCCGACTTTCTGGAACCCGAAGTGAAGGCCAAGTTGCGCGGGGTACTCAGCCAGATGTGGGAGGCCGAGCTGCGGCTGCGGCTGGCCAAGCCCGCCGAGGCCCTGCCCTACGAGTACCGCGCCCTGCGCCTGCTCAAGCAGGTGCAGCAGCAAACCCGCGCCTACGTGCGCAACGCCGGCTACAACCCGCCCGCCCTTCCCGAAGCCACCCTGCGCCTGTCCGGCGAGCTGGGCAACGCCGCCGCGCCCCGCCGCACCCGGCAGCTGCCGGCCCCGGCCACCCAGCCCGAAATCAGGGCGGCGGTGCGCCTGCTTGCGGCCCTGCGCGCCGGCCAGCCCGCCACCCCCGCCGACGCCGTGCTGCTGGACCGCGCCGGGCAGGCCGTAGCCCAGGCCGCGCTGCAGCGCCCCGGCGCCTACCTGGCCGCCGTGCGGGCCCTGCGCCAGCTGGCCGCCGATGCCCGCGCCACCCGCCCCACCTGCGCCCCCTGCTTCGCGCCCGCCGAAAAAGCCCTGGCCGCCCTGCTCCCGGCGCCACCGGCCGCCCCTACCCGCTCGCCCCGCCCCGACCGCCTGGGCCAACGCTACCTGCAAGCGCTATGA
- a CDS encoding BatA domain-containing protein: MPNLLLSDAAAGWLALLALAVPVAIHLWNRRPGRTVQVGSVRWLQAAANRRLRNLRLEQLALLLLRAAIVGLVALALAGPQWQRQRPARPVRGLVLLAPEVLHPAVLPGLRPTLDSLRRRGYELRQFAPNFRPISATAWQQPDSLALLRPTAGGLPDDYWLRARQAADSFPGRPLRVLSGAALPHFRGARPALPARITWQTVPLPDSSIWLAQAGQLSTDSLRLLVGSSQEEGTTFRMVRLARPRSSGSLAVAGLPGLRYQAGSPARLQQAGQPAVPVQTEPLRVVLYADGRHAAAARYLRAALQAVAPGLARPLEIRTMTPAADLSTSPDWLFWLSDQPVPAAWLARARQGGHLWQETAAAGASVATRLHLAGLLPDAAAPVDVLQLDTSRTPTNQTVIWQTGTGQPVLLREAAGRGSRYLLRTRLQPAWTSLPETAALPTLLLHLLRTESTDAPLFAARPALAERRQLDARQLGAEPWQPVSRLPAQGKLQLPPPLLVDVRAWVVLAALLLFALERGLAYRRAAISLSSSAT, from the coding sequence TTGCCCAACCTTCTTCTCTCTGATGCTGCTGCCGGATGGCTGGCGCTGCTGGCGCTGGCGGTTCCGGTGGCTATTCATTTGTGGAACCGACGGCCGGGGCGCACGGTGCAGGTGGGCAGTGTGCGCTGGCTGCAGGCGGCCGCCAACCGCCGCCTACGCAACCTGCGGCTGGAACAGCTGGCGCTGTTGCTGCTGCGCGCCGCCATTGTGGGGCTGGTGGCGCTGGCCCTAGCCGGGCCGCAATGGCAGCGACAGCGCCCGGCCCGCCCGGTGCGGGGCCTGGTGCTGCTGGCGCCGGAAGTACTACACCCCGCGGTGCTGCCCGGCTTGCGCCCCACCCTCGACTCCTTGCGCCGCCGCGGCTATGAGCTGCGGCAGTTCGCGCCCAACTTCCGCCCGATTTCCGCCACCGCCTGGCAGCAGCCCGATTCGCTGGCGCTGCTTCGGCCGACGGCCGGCGGCCTACCCGATGATTACTGGCTGCGCGCCCGCCAAGCCGCCGACTCGTTTCCGGGCCGGCCGCTGCGGGTGCTGAGCGGCGCGGCGCTACCGCACTTCCGCGGCGCCCGCCCCGCCCTGCCGGCGCGCATCACCTGGCAAACCGTACCCCTGCCTGACTCCAGCATCTGGCTGGCGCAGGCCGGGCAGCTTTCCACCGATTCACTGCGCCTGCTGGTGGGCAGCAGTCAGGAGGAAGGTACCACATTCCGGATGGTGCGCCTAGCCCGGCCGCGCAGCAGCGGGTCGCTGGCGGTAGCCGGCCTGCCCGGGCTACGCTACCAGGCCGGTAGCCCGGCCAGACTGCAGCAGGCCGGCCAGCCCGCCGTGCCGGTACAAACCGAGCCGCTGCGGGTAGTGCTGTACGCGGATGGCCGCCACGCCGCCGCCGCCCGCTACCTGCGCGCCGCGCTGCAGGCCGTGGCTCCAGGTTTAGCCCGGCCGCTGGAAATCCGCACCATGACGCCTGCCGCCGACCTATCCACCTCACCTGACTGGCTGTTCTGGCTGAGTGACCAGCCGGTTCCGGCCGCATGGCTGGCACGGGCGCGGCAGGGCGGCCACCTCTGGCAGGAAACCGCCGCCGCTGGTGCGTCCGTCGCCACCCGCCTTCACCTCGCCGGCCTACTGCCCGATGCCGCCGCCCCTGTGGACGTGCTACAGCTAGACACCAGTCGCACCCCGACCAACCAGACTGTAATCTGGCAGACGGGCACCGGCCAGCCGGTGCTACTGCGAGAAGCAGCCGGCCGCGGCAGCCGCTACCTGCTGCGCACCCGCCTGCAGCCCGCCTGGACCAGCCTGCCCGAAACCGCCGCCCTGCCCACCCTGCTGCTGCACCTGCTCCGCACCGAGTCCACTGACGCGCCGCTGTTCGCCGCCCGGCCCGCCCTCGCCGAGCGCCGCCAGCTGGATGCCCGGCAGCTGGGCGCGGAGCCGTGGCAGCCGGTTAGTCGCCTCCCCGCCCAGGGCAAATTGCAGCTGCCACCGCCGTTGCTGGTGGATGTGCGGGCCTGGGTGGTGCTGGCGGCGCTGCTGCTGTTTGCCCTGGAAAGAGGCCTGGCCTACCGCCGGGCGGCTATTTCGCTTTCATCTTCTGCCACCTGA
- a CDS encoding DUF58 domain-containing protein produces the protein MLSPELLHALHNLPLAAKRAAEGFLHGAHLSRRKGAGMEFSQYRPYQPGDDLRRLDWRLAARSDRYYLRESDVDTSLTVHLVLDATASMNHPDDNGLTKLDYARLLLGALAYLAQQQGDAVGLTILHPAGLRHLPPRADARQLPRLYHALETAEAAGSFPTQETLAPLTARRQRALVVCATDMYEQDAEMERLLTRLRAASGEVLLLHLMAGNELNFSFRGSVTFEDLETGQRLQLNADQQRATWQPQLQEWLRATAQQARRHGFDYHQLSTAEPLTQALREFLRRRDAMG, from the coding sequence ATGCTTTCCCCCGAACTCCTTCACGCCTTACACAACCTGCCGCTGGCGGCCAAGCGGGCGGCCGAGGGCTTTCTGCACGGCGCCCACCTGAGCCGGCGCAAGGGGGCGGGCATGGAGTTCAGCCAGTACCGCCCCTACCAGCCCGGCGACGACCTGCGCCGCCTCGACTGGCGCCTGGCCGCCCGCTCCGATAGGTACTACCTGCGCGAGTCGGACGTGGACACCAGTCTGACCGTGCACCTCGTGCTGGACGCCACCGCCAGCATGAATCACCCCGACGACAACGGACTCACCAAGCTCGACTACGCCCGGCTGCTGCTGGGCGCGCTGGCCTACCTGGCCCAGCAGCAGGGCGACGCCGTGGGGCTCACGATTCTGCACCCGGCCGGCCTGCGCCACCTGCCGCCCCGCGCCGACGCCCGCCAGCTGCCGCGCCTCTACCACGCCCTCGAAACCGCCGAAGCGGCCGGCAGCTTTCCAACCCAGGAAACCCTAGCGCCCCTCACAGCCCGCCGCCAGCGCGCCCTGGTGGTATGCGCCACCGATATGTATGAGCAGGACGCCGAAATGGAGCGCCTGCTCACGCGGCTGCGCGCCGCCTCCGGTGAGGTGCTGCTGCTGCACCTGATGGCTGGCAACGAGCTGAATTTCAGCTTCCGCGGCTCCGTGACGTTCGAGGACCTGGAAACCGGCCAGCGCCTGCAGCTCAACGCCGACCAGCAGCGCGCCACCTGGCAGCCACAGCTGCAGGAGTGGCTGCGCGCCACTGCCCAGCAGGCCCGCCGCCACGGCTTCGACTACCACCAGCTCAGCACCGCCGAACCGCTCACCCAGGCCCTGCGCGAGTTTCTGCGCCGCCGCGACGCTATGGGGTAG
- a CDS encoding AAA family ATPase, with product MISTETAVHALLAKLPPLRQEIAKVIVGQEAVLDEVLVALLAGGHALLEGVPGLAKTLLVRTLAQATDLPFRRIQFTPDLMPTDILGTEILEEDHGTGHRSFKFNEGPIFASLVLADEINRTPPKTQAALLEAMQEGHVTYAGQEHALPKPFFLLATQNPIEQSGTYPLPEAQLDRFLLYIRIGYPTEQEELAVLSGTTGTARPEVKSVLAGEDVRQLQQLVRQVSFSPELLSFVNRLVRATRPATSEVKFIQDYGRWGAGPRAGQALILCAKARALLQGRFAATLDDIRALAPAVLRHRVLLNFNAEAENLTSDDAVVALLKAVAV from the coding sequence GTGATTTCAACTGAAACTGCCGTTCATGCCCTGCTGGCGAAGCTGCCGCCACTGCGCCAAGAAATTGCCAAGGTGATTGTGGGCCAGGAGGCCGTGCTGGATGAGGTGCTGGTGGCGCTGCTGGCTGGCGGCCACGCCCTGCTGGAAGGCGTGCCTGGCCTAGCCAAAACCCTGCTCGTGCGCACCCTGGCCCAGGCCACCGACCTGCCCTTCCGCCGCATCCAGTTCACGCCCGACCTGATGCCGACCGACATTCTCGGCACCGAGATTCTGGAGGAAGACCACGGCACCGGCCACCGCTCGTTCAAGTTCAACGAAGGCCCCATTTTCGCCAGCCTGGTGCTGGCCGACGAAATCAACCGGACGCCGCCCAAGACGCAGGCGGCGCTGCTGGAGGCCATGCAGGAAGGCCACGTCACGTACGCCGGCCAGGAGCACGCGCTGCCTAAGCCGTTCTTTCTGCTGGCCACCCAGAACCCCATCGAGCAAAGCGGCACCTACCCGCTGCCCGAGGCCCAGCTCGACCGGTTTCTGCTCTACATCCGCATCGGCTACCCCACCGAGCAGGAGGAGCTGGCGGTGCTGAGCGGCACCACCGGCACGGCGCGCCCCGAGGTGAAGTCGGTGCTGGCGGGCGAGGACGTGCGGCAGCTGCAGCAGCTGGTGCGGCAGGTGAGTTTCAGCCCGGAGCTGCTGAGCTTCGTGAACCGGCTGGTGCGGGCCACGCGCCCGGCCACGTCGGAGGTGAAGTTCATTCAGGACTACGGCCGCTGGGGCGCTGGCCCGCGCGCCGGGCAGGCGCTCATTCTATGTGCCAAGGCCCGCGCCCTGCTGCAGGGTCGCTTCGCCGCCACCCTCGACGATATCCGGGCGCTGGCCCCGGCCGTGCTGCGCCACCGCGTGCTGCTCAACTTCAACGCCGAAGCCGAAAACCTGACCTCGGATGATGCCGTGGTGGCACTGCTGAAGGCGGTGGCGGTTTAG